The Rosa rugosa chromosome 3, drRosRugo1.1, whole genome shotgun sequence sequence TTTTCAAAATGGTTTAAAATCATCCCACTTACAACGAGTTCACCAAATCCAGGATATGCTGATTCAATTGGTACAATCTCCATTCGGAAGGCCCATCCTCCATAACCTTCAACAATTGGAGTCACCTTTGTCTGCGAAAAAAGTCAGCACAAATTATTAAGCTCATAAAGACCCCCATAGATACAAAGCATATACACACTACTTTGACTACCTCACAAAAACTGAGGACTTGAAGCAACCCCTTCTTGTGAAGGTGACGAATATAGTCATTAAGCTGTACTAATCTTGGAGACCCACTTGTTAGCTCCCCTATCTAAGAAACATGAAGAAGAAATTATATTAACCTCAAAAATTTGGTAGTGTAGGCATAAAAACATTATAAAGATCATCTACTAACAGTTGGCGCTGGGCGCAACACAAATCCCATCTTCCAAGGCATGTCTGCAAGTTTGCTTCCAAAATGTGGGCAGCTATAGAAAACCTGATATCACATTAAGACACCAGAGTTAATAGAAATGATAATAAGGGTCAAAGAAGAACTGCATTGTAAGTAAAATATTCAATTACTATGACATACAATTCCAACGGTGTTGTTCACAAGACTATTGATATTCTCTGATTTTGCTTTAGATAGTATCTGCTTGACGACCAGACCCCCCATGCTGCAAAATAGCGGACAGGATATATTGCATCAAAGTAGAAAAGTATCAACTAAAACTTGAGAACTATCTATAAAATAAATCAATCCACAAAAACTTTTAACAATAAAAATATGCTGTGGGACAGAAATGAACTAGGGAGAGAAAGAGATTGCATGTGGCACAAAAAATAGGAGGTGATTTGAAGTACCTGTAATCTTGCTAATAACTACCACAAATTAAATGAACCTACCCATTAAATGTAATGGTGATTGGAAAAATAACTCAAACATAACATTAGAATTGAGAACCTCCAGAGTGGTGAACTGCCTATATGCTTATCTGAGAGCCCAGACCAAGCATGGGGGGCATACGGAAGATACTTCTCAGAAATTTATTCTCGGCTCTGCCTTTTTCGTCATTGGTGTCTGCCAAGAAGTGAGTAGAAGTAAAATGTTCACCCACCtacttgccctttttttttttttttttttttattgtcttTGGTACCAGAAAATTTGGCAAAGACCCAAAACTGAGTGAGTGAAGATGCAACAGATTGTGGAAAAGACTACCATGATCTAAACACATTCAACATCAATCACTTGTAATACtgaaccacaaaaaaaaaagacataatGCATAAGAAAATCAAAAATGACAACCTGAAAGCAACAATAGTTGATGACTTGGTGCCCACACAAGAAACACTGTACGTACCTATGAGTCACAAAAACAACAGGTCGATCCCCAATACCTGCAGCAACAATCTTCTCTAACAGCATTGAGCTAACTTCCTGGATACTCCAACAACAAAAGCAACAATTACTAAAAGTAATAACATCTAGACCAAATTAGAAGCTCAAAGACTACTTGTAATTAAACACCTCTGACCAATTGAGCACTATTGTTAAGTGCAGCAAACCTAAACTCATAAGTGCAGCACTATTGTATATGATTGGCAAAAATCAACTCATACTACACATCCATAAGTGCAGCAAACCTAAACTCCTCAAGTCACTAGATTCCAAATCAATGGCAATCAATAGATTCCCCTTAACATCTTATGGAAATCCTTCATTGTAACCAAAAGCACTGACCTGAAGGGGCAGGCTAGCGCCAGACCATTGTGTTAAACTTGACTGCATAGCATTTAAACTAAGAGTTAGATGCCAATGTGAGGAGCAACCCATacaagaaataattttttttttttaaaaaaacacCAATCTTCAAACGGATATAGTGTGTGTATCAAGGGATAGGATGATATGGTTGGAGAGAAATTCCAAGAAACAACATATTCTATGCAACTAATCACCAAAACAAACCTTGTATCTAAGGGTAAACATACGAGCTTGGGGGAAATCAGCTGAAAGCCATTCACCTGGCCAAAAGGTTCCCATCTTCCCAGCTTCCTGATCAATCTTCTCTACTAAGCCAGACTTAGTGGATGACTTGTCCTCGGCTATACGCCAAGTCTTATAAGGCCCCCCACGGAGGCCATGCACGAAAATTATATCCAGATGAGGAGGCTCCCCTTTGCCTGTACCACTGTGAGATGCATCCCCAGAACTAGAAGAGTTAACATCATCTGAAAGTCTGGTCACAGATTTATCCTCACTGTCAATAGGATTGGCCCCATCTAAAGAAGATGAATCCTGGTGAGCTGCGTCTTGATAAACTTTTTCAGGACATTTCCAATGGGATAATTCAGGATTGATTAAAAATATATTGTCACCATATCGTGGAGAATTTTTGTTAATGTTTGCAGTACCAGCATCAGGAGTGTCACCGTTTGCAGAATCTCCATCAATTGGGcgattacaaaatatatttaatagTGTTGCTCGAGCATAACTTTGTATCTTAAGATCACTGCAACCTGAGATCTTACCATTAGCACAATCCTCAAGCCATTTACACCAAGCTTCATCTTTTATAATTACTTTCTGGACTTTTGGAAGTAGCGAGAGGATAGTTAACAGCCTAGCTGCATGCCGGCGCATGTGTGCTGTAGGCGGAACTCTAACACTAGATGGATCATTACTATCTGCAGTAGATGATTCTTTAGGAATATTTGAGGTTCGATCCTGTGCCTCAAGCGTTTTAGAAGCATCATAGGCTTCTATTGCAGAAAGTTTCTCATAATCATCACGCAACAAAAACCGTCTGAGCAAACATAAGACCCCAAAATCAACTATTTTTTCCTGACATAAAGAATCCGCAGAACAAACTTCAGTCAGTGCTTTGATTCCCTTCAAGGTTGCCATTGCAGAATCAGCCACATCAACCTTAGGCACACTATCTTTCTTCAGAGTTTTTAATGGGGCGGAAAAAGGTTCCATGGAAAGAAGATCTGCCAGTGGAGATGTATCAACAGAATCAGGGGTTGTTCCTAGTTGCTTCACTGCTAGATTAACAACAGCTGCCGCCAACTGATTAGCAGTTTGTCCAGCAGAAAGAATGTTTGACTGATCAATTTGAGTCTGCAAAAAGTATTTGGCTTTATGAATACTGGTAAAGAAATTAAGGTCAACAATTATAATTTTAAACACAGATAAGCAGTATATGAGAGGTGGAGCCTACAAAAAGATTAGACATAGCATGTTTAAAGTCAGAACAGAATAAAGGGAAGGGAAAAAAGAATCCCGACCTTAACTTTATCAGATTTAGGCTGAGTATTTCCTTTAACTGATGATGCCTTGCTGGAACCCAGAATTTCAGTTAGCAGAATAGCTAACCATCCCTGAGAAATTGGTACAGAATAGGGTCCATAGTCATCAAGAATGCGAGAAAGGATTTTTATCGCTGAAACACGCATGGTATCAGAGGAAGATTGCCCAAAAACCCATGGAAGTAATACACCAGACCACTTTTGACCCTCTTGAAGAGATAAATGCAAGTCTCCAGTGCATAGCAATTCTAATGCCTTTGCCAATGCTTCCTGCACATGCTTATGTTTCGTTGTCCGCTTAGCAGTGTCTCTTATCAAATGAAGACCCTTTTCCATCACTCTCTTCCGTGCTTCAGGGCATTTCTCAACAGAAACCAAGAATGCTGACAAAGCCACCTTAGCCAAAGGAATGTCTTTATTTTTAGTTGCTTGTGAAGCAGTAGAAAGAAGACTGGAACTCCAATCAGAAACAGAACCATTCAGGGGTAACTTATCATCCTCTAAAAGCAAGCGAGCCACCAAACTACCGTGCCATTTTACTGATCTCTCAGGTGCCATTAAAGCAGTCATGACAGCATTTCCATCAGCATCCAATTCCTGTATGCGTGATCGATTCTCATCTGATGCCATTGCCCAGTTTGCCAATGCCCATGCAGCAAATGGAACAGCAACATGTTGACAAGTCAAATCATCCCAGAGCCCAGGAACGACAGCTGAAGACAAGTTGGTTTGTGCTAAAGAACTGTCATGCTTACTTTGCAGGAGAAGATTTTGGTTAGTAACCCTCACTGATTCTACACCACTACTATCAGAATTCCGCAACTCCATAAGTCCACTCGTTCTTGATAGTCCTAAAACTGATGTACCCCCAAGAACTTTTATACCAATACCCTTGATTCCACTGTCACCATCTTCGTCACCTTCATGTTCATTTGAATCATCCAAACGCATGCCACCTTCTTCAATAACTTGAAGGCCAGCTGCTATATCCCGCGTTTCAGCATCACCTGGCAAAGAAGGCTTAAAAGACATCTTTTCTGAACTATCACAGTTGGACGTGACAATATCCATTATGGCAGCTACAAGCATGCTCCTGCCTCTCAAAGAATCAGAAACATCGAGCAAACTACGTCTCGAGTGCTGCTTCCAGAGGAATGCAATTATGGTTACCACAGTATTAAAAGCATTGGAAAATTCAAGTatgaagtattttttttttattaaaaaaaaaaaaaaaaaaatctgattcaTGATATCAGTAACTACTAAAAGTAACCAAAGTCAGTCATCCACATAACAATTCCCAACCTATAAACGAAGCACAATCAACATACCTACTATATTCTCCATCAGTCCATCCATTCAATTTACAATATTAGATCATATGGCTATACAATAACTTGGGCTTTTCCTCAAAGCACATATCTTTTATCCAAATTATCTCTTTTCACGTTTTTGTCTCGGTTATTTCCAAACTTAGGTTAGAAAGGAAAATGCTAATGATCAAATTCATAGATAAACTCAACCACAAAAGTGCAAATGGATTATCAACACTTAGCTTCGGTTCACATTCCCTAATTTCAATACTTAAACTTTTACAGATTCAGTAAAATTGATTGACCAAACGCATTGTTCACAGCTCAAACCAAATTCAAGAGATAATCGAAAGGCTCACCTTGTTGGATTGCTTAGGCTGGCACGAATAGATAAACCTCAAGAGATTAGGAACAGCGTTGGGCCTGCCGAGCACGGCTGCGGAGACATTAGGGTCGGCGATCAAGAACGCAAGCGCTCTGGCGGACTCCGCCTGAGTCCGGGACCCATCCCTGGGGACCGCCACCGACTCGAGCAGCCAATCGACGACGGCGCCGCCTCCGGCGCCCACAATGGCGGCCCTGCGGCTGGCATTGGCCGCGGAAATATCGGCGAGAAGCGCCGCAACCCTAAGCTGGAAGCCGGAACGGACCTCGTGGTTGGCGGAGGACAACACGGACCGGAGCGAGTGCCAGAGGACGGAGGCGGTGACGCCGGTCTGTTTGGCGTGGTGGACAATCCTCCGGCACGACTCGGCGGATTGGCGCGCCAGGCCTTGGACTCCGTCGTAGAGAGGATTGAACGACTTGTCGTCGGAATCGGTAACGGCGACGACGGCGTAGGAGGCGATTGCGACTGAGGCGATGGCGGCGGTGAGGCCGAGGACGGTGTTGCGGGAGAGGGAGGCGGTGGGGATAGGGAAGATAGGGCTGGAGCGGCGGTGGAGGATTGGCGGTGGCGGAGGGACTTGGTTGGCATTTTTGAGATTGTTGGGGGGTTCGATGGGGTTTCTGGAGGCGGAGGAGGAAAGGGGACGGGGGTGACGGTGGTGGTGAGGGAAGAGGTAATAGCAGTAGCGACGGGTTCTGTGGCAGAGACGGAGCATCATTATTGTGTTGAATTAGGAATTGGAAAAATGAAAATTGGAAAAATATTTTAAAGAAAATTTGATTGTTtgggagaaaagaaaagagtgaAGTGGGAAGGAAGGCTTTCCATGGCGGGAGGAAATTCCGCGATTTATACAGAAGGTGAAGTGTACAAAAAAGATGGAATTTTCTCGAGGGATATGCGAACCTTGACCAAACAATGGGCTATTGTGTATGGGCTGAAAACTGGGCTACTGAACACGATGCGGCCCAATTATCTGAACCTTGGGCTATTGTGGTGTAGTGACTGTGGATTGGATAGTGAGCACAATACGGCACTATGAGTCTAGTTGCAGCCCAATACTTTGTTTGCGGATCCATGGTCTAAAGTTAGCTATGAAGCTTGGGATAAAGGCAAGGAGAAGCTTCGTAAAATTCTCTTCATCAATGCATTCATGGATTCTTGTATTGTTTTTGCTCTAGCTATTATGGAAATTGGTGTGACGAGTTAAAGCACATCTACGAGAATGTGATGGTTTTTCTTACTTTATTGCATATAAATTCTGactcttttttattttgagtATTTCATGTATTGATGTGCCTCGCATATGGTTTCTTAGTGAAAGTAAAAGTAGCAAATGTGAAATTTTTGTTCTTCCCAGTCATGTTTTTACTTACTACAAAGTCCGTCAGCTTTTATTGTATAAATCGTGTTAGACTGAATGAGCAATTAATCCAAGATCAATTCACAATTGCATAAACACACTTAATGTTAATCAACACAACATGAACTAAGCAATATGGTAATTGAAACATACCTTCTTCATTGTTAGGTGCCATTGCTGCAGACAAGTTGACAGTAGCTAGTATTGATCTTCTCCTCGTCTCTGAATACAAGCTCCTTTCTATGGGGCAGGACTTAACGCTTTTGTAACTGAGAGAGCAGGGACCAACACAtctatatatattggttatgatcctaagaatcctcccataaagatgTTTCTTAGAAtccaagtcaccaacaacaagaaaACCTAATGCAACACTAAATCGAATTACAATGTAATCCAactaatggattcctaaccaaTGAGCTGATATAATTGTCTCAATAGGTTTCTAGGTATTGTACTTAGCTTACAACTCCTATTAGTGGACAAAATCCAATCTAGTTTGTAAACTGAATATAGATGATGATAGGTCCACATTTATTctaacattctcccacttggaccaTCATTGTCTATTCACAAACTGAATcaagaaaatttccagaaatagCTGAAGTGTGCACTGAGATGTAATTGTACCTTAAATCCATTCAATTCTGTCAAAATGCATAACCATTGCAGAATCAAGAAATAGGCATGTTCAAATGAGCATACTCGTTCCAGACCACAAAGCAACAGTTTCTGCAC is a genomic window containing:
- the LOC133736423 gene encoding uncharacterized protein LOC133736423: MMLRLCHRTRRYCYYLFPHHHRHPRPLSSSASRNPIEPPNNLKNANQVPPPPPILHRRSSPIFPIPTASLSRNTVLGLTAAIASVAIASYAVVAVTDSDDKSFNPLYDGVQGLARQSAESCRRIVHHAKQTGVTASVLWHSLRSVLSSANHEVRSGFQLRVAALLADISAANASRRAAIVGAGGGAVVDWLLESVAVPRDGSRTQAESARALAFLIADPNVSAAVLGRPNAVPNLLRFIYSCQPKQSNKHSRRSLLDVSDSLRGRSMLVAAIMDIVTSNCDSSEKMSFKPSLPGDAETRDIAAGLQVIEEGGMRLDDSNEHEGDEDGDSGIKGIGIKVLGGTSVLGLSRTSGLMELRNSDSSGVESVRVTNQNLLLQSKHDSSLAQTNLSSAVVPGLWDDLTCQHVAVPFAAWALANWAMASDENRSRIQELDADGNAVMTALMAPERSVKWHGSLVARLLLEDDKLPLNGSVSDWSSSLLSTASQATKNKDIPLAKVALSAFLVSVEKCPEARKRVMEKGLHLIRDTAKRTTKHKHVQEALAKALELLCTGDLHLSLQEGQKWSGVLLPWVFGQSSSDTMRVSAIKILSRILDDYGPYSVPISQGWLAILLTEILGSSKASSVKGNTQPKSDKVKTQIDQSNILSAGQTANQLAAAVVNLAVKQLGTTPDSVDTSPLADLLSMEPFSAPLKTLKKDSVPKVDVADSAMATLKGIKALTEVCSADSLCQEKIVDFGVLCLLRRFLLRDDYEKLSAIEAYDASKTLEAQDRTSNIPKESSTADSNDPSSVRVPPTAHMRRHAARLLTILSLLPKVQKVIIKDEAWCKWLEDCANGKISGCSDLKIQSYARATLLNIFCNRPIDGDSANGDTPDAGTANINKNSPRYGDNIFLINPELSHWKCPEKVYQDAAHQDSSSLDGANPIDSEDKSVTRLSDDVNSSSSGDASHSGTGKGEPPHLDIIFVHGLRGGPYKTWRIAEDKSSTKSGLVEKIDQEAGKMGTFWPGEWLSADFPQARMFTLRYKSSLTQWSGASLPLQEVSSMLLEKIVAAGIGDRPVVFVTHSMGGLVVKQILSKAKSENINSLVNNTVGIVFYSCPHFGSKLADMPWKMGFVLRPAPTIGELTSGSPRLVQLNDYIRHLHKKGLLQVLSFCETKVTPIVEGYGGWAFRMEIVPIESAYPGFGELVVLESTDHINSCKPLSRTDPSYTEILEFLRKLKTSSKKQTAA